The Inquilinus sp. Marseille-Q2685 genome has a window encoding:
- a CDS encoding IclR family transcriptional regulator, with amino-acid sequence MTTLESAAAVLRCFSTSRTEITVTEAAALLSLPKSNISRLLRAMRDAGLLETIGDTKRYRPGPLILGVAHLYSSTSSLVGRADAVVARIVAAVGHTGYVSIRDGGEVMGLTYHPGTNVLRVATPVGRPLAAHSSATGRSLLARLPDEQVRALFPQPWPPVSPTAPQSLDELLERLGKVRRLGFAESHDEANRGVGALAAAVGSPETGEAVSLCIAYPVSTVTAEEREDIIARLLAGAREVAALAGDPQWTNQAGLSASAA; translated from the coding sequence ATGACCACGCTTGAAAGCGCCGCCGCTGTCCTGCGCTGCTTCTCCACCAGCCGCACCGAGATCACGGTGACGGAAGCGGCGGCGCTGCTGTCGCTGCCGAAGAGCAATATCTCCCGCCTGCTGCGGGCGATGCGCGACGCGGGGCTGCTGGAGACGATCGGCGACACCAAGCGCTACCGCCCGGGGCCGCTGATCCTCGGCGTCGCGCATCTGTACAGCTCGACCTCGTCGCTGGTCGGCCGGGCGGATGCGGTGGTGGCCCGGATCGTCGCCGCGGTCGGCCACACCGGCTATGTCTCGATCCGCGATGGCGGCGAGGTCATGGGCCTGACCTACCATCCCGGCACCAATGTGCTGCGCGTCGCCACGCCGGTCGGCCGGCCGCTGGCGGCCCATTCCAGCGCCACGGGCCGGTCGCTGCTGGCCCGGCTGCCGGACGAGCAGGTGCGGGCGCTGTTTCCTCAGCCCTGGCCGCCGGTCTCGCCGACTGCGCCGCAGAGTCTCGACGAGCTGCTGGAGCGGCTGGGCAAAGTGCGCCGCCTGGGCTTCGCCGAATCCCATGACGAGGCCAATCGCGGCGTCGGCGCCCTGGCCGCTGCCGTCGGGTCGCCCGAGACGGGCGAGGCGGTCAGCCTCTGCATCGCGTACCCGGTCTCGACCGTCACGGCGGAGGAGCGGGAGGACATCATCGCCCGGCTGCTGGCCGGGGCACGGGAGGTCGCGGCCCTGGCCGGCGACCCGCAATGGACGAACCAGGCCGGGCTCTCGGCCTCCGCAGCGTAA
- a CDS encoding phytoene/squalene synthase family protein, with amino-acid sequence MPTIDPLGPNGDQVRRLDHDRYLTCLFAPAPRRPALFALYAFNIEVAKTREMVSQPLLGQIRLQWWRDAIGEIYDGRPRRHEVLDALAPAVWAHDLSRAHFDTVIDTRERDLEDEPPATLADLERYAADTAGPLLRLHLEVLGVRDDAAHRAATAVGTAWALVGLMRAVPFHARQKRLYLPQELLATEAADRGLLFEMKPHEGLRRAVARVATVAAERLAEARRLRRDVPRSAVPALLSARLADGYLRRLSRAGHDVFSALVQEPPPLRQADLVLGAMLGRF; translated from the coding sequence ATGCCGACCATCGATCCCTTGGGCCCGAACGGCGATCAGGTTCGCCGCCTCGACCACGACCGCTACCTGACCTGCCTATTCGCCCCGGCGCCGCGCCGGCCGGCGCTGTTCGCGCTTTACGCCTTCAACATCGAGGTGGCGAAGACGCGCGAGATGGTCAGCCAGCCGCTGCTCGGCCAGATCCGGCTGCAATGGTGGCGCGACGCGATCGGCGAGATCTATGACGGCCGGCCGCGGCGGCACGAGGTGCTGGACGCGCTGGCTCCTGCGGTCTGGGCGCATGACCTGAGCCGCGCCCATTTCGACACCGTCATCGACACCCGCGAGCGCGACCTGGAGGACGAGCCGCCGGCGACCCTCGCCGATCTCGAGCGCTACGCCGCCGACACCGCCGGGCCGCTGTTGCGCCTGCATCTCGAGGTGCTGGGCGTGCGCGACGACGCGGCGCATCGGGCGGCGACGGCGGTCGGGACCGCCTGGGCGCTGGTCGGGCTGATGCGCGCCGTGCCGTTCCACGCCCGGCAGAAGCGCCTGTACCTACCCCAGGAGCTCCTCGCGACCGAAGCCGCCGACCGCGGCCTGCTGTTCGAGATGAAGCCACATGAGGGGCTGCGCCGGGCGGTGGCGCGCGTCGCGACTGTCGCCGCCGAGCGGCTGGCCGAGGCACGGCGGCTGCGCCGTGACGTGCCACGATCGGCCGTGCCGGCCCTGCTCTCCGCGCGACTGGCCGACGGCTACCTGCGCCGGCTGAGCCGGGCGGGGCATGACGTCTTTTCCGCCTTGGTCCAGGAGCCGCCGCCGCTGCGCCAAGCCGATCTGGTGCTGGGGGCCATGCTCGGGCGGTTCTGA
- a CDS encoding flavin-dependent oxidoreductase, with amino-acid sequence MKAIIVGGGIGGLTAAPMLQARGIGCAVFEQATEPREVGVGINTLPHAIQELAGLGLLDRLDAVAIRTRELLYTNRFGQIVWREPRGLDAGFPVPQFSIHRGRLHGVLHKAARERLGGEIHHGRRLAGFEQTETEVIAHFVDRHGAPAGTARGDVLIAADGIHSIVRDTLYPNQGPPSWNGVMIWRGAIDWPAYMDGRTMIVAGGMQAKVVLYPIAPGTAPDRRLTNWAVCARIGDGSTPPPRREDWSRPGRMDEVLPHARRFALPEADIGEIVQATPEFWEYPMCDRDPLPRWRHGRVTLLGDAAHPMYPVGSNGASQAILDARALADALADAPDAVAALERYEADRRPKTAEIVKLNRSGGPEGVIDVIEQLAPDGFEDIEAVLSHAERQAIVRGYATVAGFTPAQLRRPG; translated from the coding sequence ATGAAGGCGATCATCGTCGGTGGCGGCATCGGCGGGCTGACCGCGGCGCCGATGCTGCAGGCGCGCGGCATCGGCTGCGCCGTGTTCGAGCAGGCGACCGAGCCGCGGGAGGTCGGCGTCGGCATCAACACCCTGCCGCATGCAATCCAGGAGCTCGCCGGGCTCGGCCTGCTCGACCGGCTCGACGCCGTCGCCATCCGCACCCGGGAGCTGCTGTACACCAACCGCTTCGGCCAGATCGTGTGGCGCGAGCCGCGCGGCCTGGATGCCGGCTTCCCGGTGCCGCAGTTCTCGATCCATCGCGGCCGGCTGCACGGCGTGCTGCACAAGGCGGCGCGGGAGCGCCTGGGCGGCGAGATCCACCACGGTCGGCGCCTGGCCGGCTTCGAGCAGACCGAGACCGAGGTCATCGCCCATTTCGTCGACCGCCACGGCGCGCCGGCCGGCACCGCGCGGGGTGATGTTCTCATCGCCGCGGACGGCATCCATTCGATCGTGCGGGACACGCTGTACCCCAACCAGGGGCCGCCCTCCTGGAACGGCGTGATGATCTGGCGCGGCGCGATCGATTGGCCCGCCTATATGGACGGGCGGACGATGATCGTGGCCGGCGGCATGCAGGCGAAGGTCGTGCTGTACCCGATCGCGCCGGGCACTGCGCCGGACCGGCGGCTGACCAACTGGGCGGTTTGCGCCCGCATCGGCGACGGCAGCACGCCCCCACCCCGGCGCGAGGACTGGTCGCGGCCCGGACGGATGGACGAGGTATTGCCGCACGCCCGCCGTTTCGCGCTGCCCGAGGCCGACATCGGCGAGATCGTCCAGGCGACGCCGGAGTTCTGGGAATACCCGATGTGCGACCGCGATCCGCTGCCGCGCTGGCGGCACGGCCGGGTGACGCTGCTGGGCGACGCGGCGCATCCGATGTACCCGGTGGGGTCGAACGGCGCGTCCCAGGCGATCCTCGACGCCCGGGCCTTGGCCGATGCCCTGGCGGACGCGCCGGACGCCGTCGCGGCGCTGGAACGCTACGAGGCGGACCGGCGGCCGAAGACCGCTGAGATCGTCAAGCTGAACCGGAGCGGCGGGCCGGAGGGCGTGATCGACGTGATCGAGCAGCTGGCGCCGGACGGCTTCGAGGACATCGAGGCCGTCCTGTCGCATGCGGAGAGGCAGGCGATCGTCCGCGGCTATGCGACGGTCGCCGGCTTCACCCCGGCCCAGCTGCGCCGGCCGGGCTGA
- a CDS encoding cupin domain-containing protein translates to MKPMTAGITGAAEGIDNIAWSILGQTYVPKQISADSFAWHATFGIGTFVPPHIHPLQDEFLYILEGQLDFLLDGKNASASVGDLVRLPKGIPHGIFNNSGAIAKSLFWVAPTGRLVELFQALHDLPEQTPEAVVALAAKHDVDFLPPPA, encoded by the coding sequence ATGAAGCCGATGACGGCGGGCATCACCGGGGCCGCGGAGGGGATCGACAACATCGCCTGGTCGATCCTGGGCCAGACCTATGTGCCGAAGCAGATCTCGGCGGACAGCTTCGCCTGGCACGCCACCTTCGGCATCGGCACCTTCGTGCCGCCTCACATCCACCCGCTGCAGGACGAGTTCCTCTATATCCTCGAGGGCCAGCTCGACTTCCTGCTCGACGGGAAGAACGCCTCGGCCTCGGTCGGCGATCTCGTGCGCCTGCCCAAGGGCATCCCGCACGGCATCTTCAACAACAGCGGCGCGATCGCGAAGTCGCTGTTCTGGGTGGCGCCGACCGGCCGGCTGGTCGAGCTGTTCCAGGCCCTGCACGACCTGCCGGAGCAGACGCCGGAGGCGGTGGTGGCGCTGGCGGCGAAGCACGACGTCGACTTCCTGCCGCCGCCCGCCTAA
- a CDS encoding Mth938-like domain-containing protein — MEISSVIPPGRRMIDGYPPGGFRVAGALYQGPMLIWPEGEAPWSLDRIEDLALAHLDPVRRIDPPVEVLLIGCGPRMVLLPSALRRQIREAGIGMDAMDTGAACRTYNVLISEGRRAAAALIPV, encoded by the coding sequence ATGGAAATCTCCTCCGTCATCCCGCCCGGCCGGCGGATGATCGACGGCTATCCGCCGGGCGGGTTCCGCGTCGCCGGCGCCCTGTACCAGGGACCGATGCTGATCTGGCCGGAAGGCGAGGCGCCCTGGTCGCTGGATCGGATCGAGGATCTCGCCTTGGCTCACCTCGACCCGGTGCGACGGATCGACCCGCCGGTCGAGGTGCTGCTGATCGGCTGCGGCCCGCGCATGGTGCTGCTGCCCTCGGCGCTGCGGCGGCAGATCCGCGAGGCCGGCATCGGCATGGACGCGATGGACACCGGCGCCGCCTGCCGCACCTACAACGTCCTGATCTCGGAAGGCCGGCGCGCCGCCGCGGCGCTGATTCCGGTCTGA
- the yajC gene encoding preprotein translocase subunit YajC, which yields MLISEAYAQTADAGAAGGAGLLMQFAPLILIFVVFYFLLIRPQQKRAKEHRDMLGALRRGDRIVTGGGIVGTVQKVADDELTVEIAENVRVKVIRSTVTTVLARTEPAKNGGSGNGDKDEEAVPPAAANAPAEAEKPKGLGRFLSRK from the coding sequence ATGCTGATTTCCGAGGCTTATGCCCAGACGGCTGATGCCGGTGCGGCCGGCGGTGCTGGCCTGCTGATGCAATTCGCGCCGCTGATCCTGATCTTCGTGGTGTTCTACTTCCTGCTCATCCGGCCGCAGCAGAAGCGAGCGAAGGAGCATCGCGACATGCTGGGCGCGCTGCGCCGCGGCGACCGCATCGTCACCGGCGGCGGCATCGTCGGCACCGTGCAGAAGGTGGCCGATGACGAGCTGACGGTGGAAATCGCCGAGAACGTCCGGGTCAAGGTGATCCGCAGCACCGTCACCACCGTCCTGGCCCGCACCGAGCCGGCCAAGAACGGCGGATCGGGCAATGGCGACAAGGACGAGGAGGCCGTGCCGCCGGCCGCCGCCAACGCGCCGGCCGAGGCCGAGAAGCCGAAGGGGCTGGGCCGCTTCCTATCGCGGAAGTGA
- a CDS encoding ATP-binding protein produces the protein MADLDLTQLQLLTRIADALERLAPPPPAPTDLASADAFTWDAEHCRLQPVPAVSKVDLDLLQGIQLQRDLLLENTRRFARGLPANNALLWGSRGMGKSSLVKSVHAAVNGEADGILALVEIHREDISSLPRLLHLLRASDRRFILFCDDLSFDGQDASYKSLKAILEGGIEGRPENVVFYATSNRRHILAREMIENERSTAIIAGEAVEEKVSLSDRFGLWLGFHGCNQDTYLEMVEGYAKAFGLEIAPETLRAEALEWTITRGSRSGRVAWQYIQDLAGRLGKRLEAAT, from the coding sequence GTGGCCGACCTGGACCTGACACAATTGCAACTGCTGACCCGCATCGCCGATGCGCTGGAACGGCTGGCCCCGCCACCGCCGGCGCCGACGGATCTGGCCAGCGCCGACGCCTTCACCTGGGACGCCGAGCACTGCCGGCTGCAACCCGTCCCGGCGGTCAGCAAGGTCGATCTCGACCTGCTGCAGGGCATCCAGTTGCAGCGCGACCTGTTGCTGGAGAACACCCGCCGCTTCGCCCGGGGCCTGCCGGCCAACAACGCCCTGCTGTGGGGCTCGCGCGGCATGGGCAAGAGCTCGCTGGTCAAGTCGGTGCATGCGGCGGTGAACGGCGAGGCCGACGGCATCCTGGCGCTGGTCGAGATCCATCGCGAGGACATCTCCTCCCTGCCCCGGCTGCTGCATCTGCTGCGCGCCTCGGACCGCCGCTTCATCCTGTTCTGCGACGACCTGTCCTTCGACGGCCAGGACGCCAGCTACAAGTCGCTGAAGGCGATCCTGGAGGGCGGCATCGAGGGCCGGCCGGAGAACGTGGTGTTCTACGCCACCTCGAATCGCCGCCACATCCTGGCGCGCGAGATGATCGAGAACGAGCGGTCGACCGCGATCATCGCCGGCGAGGCGGTGGAGGAGAAGGTGTCGCTGTCCGACCGCTTCGGCCTGTGGCTCGGCTTCCATGGCTGCAACCAGGACACCTATCTGGAGATGGTGGAAGGCTACGCCAAGGCCTTCGGCCTCGAGATCGCGCCCGAGACGCTGCGGGCCGAGGCGCTGGAATGGACCATCACCCGCGGCTCCCGCTCCGGCCGCGTCGCCTGGCAGTACATCCAGGACCTGGCCGGCCGCCTGGGCAAGCGGCTGGAGGCCGCGACGTAA
- a CDS encoding AbgT family transporter yields the protein MTASTVESRSAMQRFLALIERAGNRLPHPFLLFLILCGVVAVLSWLMAMGGASGINPKTGKEIAVQSLISGDGLVFALTSIAKNYVTFPPLGVILVIMLAIGVADKVGMIASLMQVSVIKAPRVLTTFVIFLVGMCSHLASDAAYIVLIPLSAMIFQAVGRNPLVGAVTGYVAVGAGYDASLFITPVDIILSGITTGAAHAIDPNAYVSPLDNYYFIACSAVLLSLVGTLVIERIVEPLAGKYTGDVVLKLEPIGAAEARALKRVGWVALAFLAVVLAAVLPAGSPLRNEQGGLVPSPFLEGIVAILAVFFLLLGWVYGAAVGKVKSARDVAGFMAEAVKELAPTLVLFFAISQFLAWFRWTNLGEWIAIHGSHLLDTGGLGGTPLVLAFVLLAMVMSVFITSGSAQWSLMAPVFVPMMMLVGLEPALVQAAFRISDSVTNVISPMSPYFAVCLAFLQRYQKDAGIGTLAAMTLPISIGFLVAWTAFLVLWIEIGLPLAPGVGLFLN from the coding sequence ATGACCGCCTCGACCGTCGAAAGCCGCTCCGCGATGCAGCGCTTCCTCGCCCTGATCGAACGCGCCGGCAACCGCCTGCCGCACCCGTTCCTCTTGTTCCTCATCCTCTGCGGCGTCGTCGCCGTGCTGTCCTGGCTGATGGCGATGGGCGGCGCCTCCGGCATCAACCCGAAGACCGGCAAGGAGATCGCGGTCCAGAGCCTGATCTCCGGCGACGGGCTGGTCTTCGCCCTGACCTCGATCGCCAAGAACTACGTCACCTTCCCGCCGCTCGGCGTGATCCTGGTGATCATGCTGGCGATCGGGGTGGCCGATAAGGTCGGGATGATCGCCAGCCTGATGCAGGTCAGCGTGATCAAGGCGCCGCGGGTTCTGACCACCTTCGTCATCTTCCTGGTCGGCATGTGCAGCCATCTGGCCTCCGACGCCGCCTATATCGTGCTGATCCCGCTCTCGGCCATGATCTTCCAGGCGGTCGGGCGCAACCCGCTGGTCGGCGCCGTCACCGGCTATGTCGCGGTCGGCGCCGGCTACGACGCCAGCCTGTTCATCACCCCGGTCGACATCATCCTGTCCGGCATCACCACCGGCGCCGCGCATGCGATCGACCCGAACGCCTATGTCTCGCCGCTCGACAATTACTACTTCATCGCCTGCTCGGCGGTGCTGCTGTCGCTGGTCGGCACGCTGGTGATCGAACGGATCGTCGAACCGCTGGCCGGGAAGTACACCGGCGACGTGGTGCTGAAGCTGGAGCCGATCGGTGCGGCCGAGGCCCGGGCGCTGAAGCGGGTCGGCTGGGTGGCGCTGGCCTTCCTCGCCGTGGTGCTGGCCGCGGTGCTGCCGGCCGGGTCGCCGCTGCGCAACGAGCAGGGCGGGCTGGTGCCGTCGCCCTTCCTCGAAGGCATCGTCGCGATCCTGGCGGTGTTCTTCCTGCTGCTCGGCTGGGTCTATGGCGCTGCGGTCGGCAAGGTGAAGAGCGCCCGCGACGTCGCCGGCTTCATGGCCGAGGCGGTGAAGGAGCTGGCGCCGACCCTGGTGCTGTTCTTCGCCATCTCGCAGTTCCTGGCCTGGTTCCGCTGGACCAATCTCGGCGAGTGGATCGCGATCCACGGCTCGCATCTGCTCGACACCGGCGGGCTGGGCGGCACGCCGCTGGTGCTGGCCTTCGTGCTGCTGGCGATGGTGATGAGCGTCTTCATCACCTCCGGCTCGGCGCAATGGTCGCTGATGGCGCCGGTCTTCGTGCCGATGATGATGCTGGTGGGGCTGGAGCCGGCGCTGGTCCAGGCCGCCTTCCGCATCTCGGACTCGGTCACCAACGTGATCTCGCCGATGAGCCCGTATTTCGCCGTCTGCCTGGCCTTCCTGCAGCGTTACCAGAAGGATGCCGGCATCGGCACGCTGGCGGCGATGACGCTGCCGATCTCGATCGGCTTCCTGGTCGCCTGGACCGCCTTCCTGGTGCTGTGGATCGAGATCGGCCTGCCGCTGGCCCCCGGCGTCGGGCTGTTCCTGAACTGA